One segment of Variovorax sp. V93 DNA contains the following:
- a CDS encoding c-type cytochrome, whose translation MTRNDRKQRLAASLALALALGAGAAWPDRAAASQALAQKYACIACHQPAAKVVGPSWKEIGARYGDGKTSAAQLAASIRAGSSGKWGAMPMPPQGRVPDADLQSLAQWLIDGAP comes from the coding sequence ATGACCCGCAACGATCGCAAGCAGCGCCTCGCAGCCTCTCTCGCGTTGGCCTTGGCGCTTGGCGCAGGCGCGGCCTGGCCGGACCGCGCGGCGGCCAGCCAGGCACTGGCGCAGAAGTACGCCTGCATCGCGTGCCACCAGCCCGCGGCCAAGGTGGTTGGGCCGTCGTGGAAGGAGATCGGCGCACGCTACGGCGACGGAAAGACCAGCGCGGCGCAGCTGGCGGCGAGCATCAGGGCCGGCAGCTCGGGCAAGTGGGGCGCCATGCCCATGCCGCCGCAAGGCCGGGTCCCCGATGCCGACCTGCAGTCGCTCGCGCAGTGGCTGATCGACGGCGCGCCCTGA
- a CDS encoding response regulator, whose amino-acid sequence MPLTAILVEDSRTIRDNLIPALEELAGVRVVATAETAQAAIDALALHVAWQLAIVDLFLKEGSGLTVVRACQGRSRDKHLIVLTNYPSPEMRRRCLALGADAVFDKSTELDAFFEHCLGYQGR is encoded by the coding sequence ATGCCGCTCACTGCAATCCTTGTCGAGGACAGCCGGACGATCCGGGACAACCTGATTCCCGCATTGGAGGAGCTGGCCGGCGTTCGCGTGGTGGCCACCGCCGAGACGGCGCAAGCGGCCATCGATGCGCTCGCGCTGCACGTTGCCTGGCAACTGGCCATCGTCGATCTCTTCCTGAAGGAGGGCTCGGGACTGACGGTCGTCCGCGCCTGCCAGGGCCGCTCCAGGGACAAGCACCTGATCGTCCTGACGAACTACCCGAGCCCCGAGATGCGCCGCCGTTGCCTGGCGCTCGGCGCCGATGCGGTCTTCGACAAGTCCACCGAACTCGACGCCTTTTTCGAGCACTGCCTGGGTTATCAAGGCAGGTGA
- a CDS encoding NAD-dependent succinate-semialdehyde dehydrogenase — translation MAIESINPATGEKLEAHAEMPRAAVDDIIGKTHEAFLDWRGTSFEQRAQHLRAAAKILRAKSDSWGRLMAREMGKPLRDGIAEAQKCAACCEFFADNAARLLAREPVETEARTSFVTFNPLGVVLAVMPWNFPFWQVFRFAAPALMAGNAAVLKHASNVPGCALAIEQILREAGMPEHLFRTLLIGNAQVDAAIGHPLVRAVTLTGSGPAGSAVARKAGEMLKKTVLELGGSDPYLVLEDADLDLAASVCTRGRLVNGGQSCIAAKRFIVVEPVRREFEQRFVQKMKAVRQGDPLDMATEIGPLARHDLRDALHRQVEQSVQRGARCLLGGRIPEGPGAYYPPTVLTDVAKGMAAYDEELFGPVAAVIPVRDEAQAIAVANDSSFGLGAAVLTRDLARGERIAAESIEAGCVFVNDAVRSDPRLPFGGVKDSGYGRELSGYGIKEFVNIKTVWVA, via the coding sequence GAAGCTCGAGGCCCATGCGGAAATGCCGCGTGCCGCCGTCGACGACATCATCGGCAAGACGCACGAGGCATTCCTGGACTGGCGCGGCACCTCGTTCGAGCAGCGCGCGCAGCACCTGCGCGCGGCGGCAAAGATCCTGCGCGCGAAGTCCGACAGCTGGGGCCGGCTGATGGCGCGCGAAATGGGAAAACCGCTGCGCGACGGCATTGCCGAGGCGCAGAAGTGCGCGGCATGCTGCGAATTCTTCGCCGACAACGCAGCACGGCTGCTGGCACGCGAGCCGGTCGAGACCGAAGCGCGCACGAGTTTCGTCACCTTCAATCCGCTGGGCGTGGTTTTGGCCGTGATGCCCTGGAACTTTCCGTTCTGGCAGGTGTTCCGGTTTGCCGCGCCTGCGCTGATGGCCGGCAACGCGGCGGTGCTCAAGCATGCGTCGAACGTGCCGGGCTGCGCGCTCGCGATCGAGCAGATCCTGCGCGAGGCCGGCATGCCCGAACACCTGTTCCGAACGCTGCTGATCGGCAATGCGCAGGTCGATGCGGCCATCGGGCATCCGCTGGTGCGCGCGGTCACATTGACCGGCAGCGGCCCGGCCGGGAGCGCGGTGGCGCGCAAGGCCGGCGAGATGCTGAAGAAGACCGTGCTCGAACTCGGCGGCAGCGATCCCTACCTGGTGCTGGAGGACGCCGACCTCGACCTGGCCGCCAGCGTGTGCACCAGGGGCCGGCTGGTCAACGGCGGCCAGAGCTGCATTGCCGCCAAGCGCTTCATCGTCGTCGAGCCGGTGCGACGCGAATTCGAGCAGCGCTTCGTGCAGAAGATGAAGGCGGTGCGGCAAGGCGATCCGCTGGACATGGCGACGGAAATCGGCCCGCTGGCCCGGCACGACCTGCGCGACGCCCTGCACCGGCAGGTCGAGCAGAGCGTGCAGCGCGGCGCACGCTGCCTGCTCGGCGGCCGGATTCCCGAGGGCCCGGGCGCCTACTACCCACCCACCGTGCTGACCGACGTCGCCAAGGGCATGGCCGCGTACGACGAAGAGTTGTTCGGCCCCGTGGCCGCAGTCATTCCGGTGCGCGACGAGGCGCAGGCCATTGCGGTCGCCAACGACTCCTCGTTCGGCCTGGGCGCCGCCGTCCTCACGCGCGACCTGGCCCGCGGCGAGCGCATCGCGGCCGAGTCGATCGAGGCGGGATGCGTGTTCGTCAACGACGCCGTCCGCTCCGATCCGCGGCTGCCCTTCGGCGGCGTGAAGGACAGCGGCTACGGCCGCGAATTGTCGGGCTACGGCATCAAGGAGTTCGTGAACATCAAGACGGTGTGGGTGGCATAG
- the hmpA gene encoding NO-inducible flavohemoprotein — MTPQTIAIVKATVPTLQAHGEAITSHFYRIMFESHPEVKAFFNEAHQAAGSQARALAGAVLAYATHIDRLDEIAGALPRIIQKHAALGVLPEHYPIVGGCLLQAIKDVLGEAATDEIIAAWGEAYQSLAALLIAAEEEVYRANAAQTGGWRGEREFRVARREQESEVITSFYLEPTDGGPLLAFSPGQYLTLVLNIDGEPLRRNYSLSDAPGKPFYRISVKQEEGGRASNWLHEKAGVGTLLRVQAPCGDFVLQPAGERVRPLVLVTGGVGITPAMSMLESVAHTGRPVHFIHAARHGGAHAFRARVDALAARHANVKPLYVYDAPRESDRPHATGFVTRELLAQQLPADRDVDLYFLGPKPFMKAVYASGLALGVPKQQLRYEFFGPLEALEA; from the coding sequence ATGACCCCGCAAACCATCGCCATCGTCAAAGCCACCGTTCCCACGCTCCAGGCGCACGGGGAGGCCATCACCAGCCACTTCTACCGGATCATGTTCGAGAGCCATCCGGAGGTGAAGGCCTTCTTCAACGAGGCGCACCAGGCCGCGGGCAGCCAGGCGCGCGCACTCGCGGGCGCGGTGCTGGCCTATGCCACGCACATCGACCGGCTCGACGAGATCGCCGGGGCGCTGCCGCGCATCATCCAGAAGCACGCCGCGCTGGGCGTGCTGCCCGAGCACTACCCGATCGTCGGCGGCTGCCTGCTGCAGGCCATCAAGGACGTGCTCGGCGAGGCCGCGACCGACGAGATCATCGCGGCCTGGGGCGAGGCCTACCAATCGCTCGCGGCGCTGCTGATCGCCGCCGAGGAAGAGGTCTACCGCGCCAACGCCGCGCAGACCGGCGGCTGGCGCGGCGAGCGCGAGTTCCGCGTGGCGCGGCGCGAGCAGGAGAGCGAGGTCATCACCTCCTTCTACCTGGAGCCGACCGACGGCGGCCCGCTGCTCGCTTTCTCGCCGGGCCAGTACCTCACGCTGGTGCTGAACATCGACGGCGAGCCGCTGCGGCGCAACTACTCGCTGTCCGATGCGCCGGGCAAGCCCTTCTACCGCATCAGCGTCAAGCAGGAAGAGGGCGGCCGCGCATCGAACTGGCTGCACGAGAAGGCCGGCGTCGGCACCCTGCTGCGTGTGCAGGCGCCTTGCGGCGACTTCGTGCTGCAGCCCGCGGGCGAGCGCGTGCGGCCGCTGGTGCTGGTGACGGGCGGCGTGGGCATCACGCCGGCCATGAGCATGCTCGAGTCGGTGGCGCACACCGGCCGGCCGGTGCACTTCATCCACGCCGCGCGGCATGGCGGCGCCCATGCGTTCCGCGCGCGCGTCGATGCGCTGGCAGCCCGGCATGCCAACGTGAAGCCGCTCTATGTCTACGACGCGCCGCGCGAATCCGACCGGCCGCATGCGACCGGCTTCGTCACGCGCGAGCTGCTCGCGCAGCAGCTGCCGGCCGACCGCGACGTCGATCTCTACTTCCTCGGCCCGAAGCCTTTCATGAAGGCGGTGTATGCGAGCGGCCTTGCGCTGGGCGTGCCCAAGCAGCAGCTGCGCTACGAGTTCTTCGGGCCGCTGGAGGCACTGGAAGCATGA
- a CDS encoding amidohydrolase, whose product MPQRSTSRDGPPDLRAVDSHAHVFLGSLPLAPERRHAPDYDATPGEYLGLLDAHDVSHGVLVQPSFLGTDNSYLLGVLRAHPERLRGVVVVDAATPFDELRVLADAGVRGLRLNLVGLPMPDLSRPVWQTLLQHVRALDWHVELHRPSQDLAAAGQPVLDAGCKLVVDHFGRPGENTAADSGFGWLVRAAAGGRTWIKLSAAYRTWRDPLGAEARRAAASLLDACGPQRLLWGSDWPHTQHREHTGYAQTRTALNHWIPDADARRCILVDTPAALFGFSKETTTS is encoded by the coding sequence CTGCCGCAGCGATCGACGTCCCGCGACGGTCCGCCAGACCTGCGCGCGGTCGACAGCCATGCGCACGTCTTCCTCGGCAGCCTGCCGCTCGCTCCCGAGCGCCGGCATGCCCCGGACTACGACGCCACGCCCGGCGAGTACCTCGGCCTCCTCGACGCGCACGATGTGTCGCACGGCGTGCTGGTGCAGCCCAGCTTCCTCGGCACCGACAACAGCTACCTGCTCGGCGTGCTGCGCGCCCACCCGGAGCGCTTGCGCGGCGTGGTGGTGGTCGACGCCGCAACGCCGTTCGATGAACTGCGGGTGCTCGCGGATGCCGGTGTCCGCGGCCTGCGGCTCAACCTCGTGGGGCTGCCGATGCCGGACCTTTCCCGGCCCGTGTGGCAAACCCTGCTGCAGCATGTGCGGGCGCTGGACTGGCATGTCGAGCTGCACCGGCCATCGCAGGACCTGGCCGCGGCGGGCCAGCCCGTGCTCGATGCCGGCTGCAAGCTGGTCGTCGACCACTTTGGACGTCCGGGCGAGAACACCGCGGCCGACAGCGGCTTCGGCTGGCTCGTGCGCGCCGCCGCTGGTGGCCGCACCTGGATCAAGCTGTCGGCCGCCTACCGCACCTGGCGCGATCCGCTCGGGGCCGAGGCGCGGCGCGCCGCGGCGTCGCTGCTCGACGCCTGCGGACCGCAGCGCCTGCTGTGGGGCAGCGACTGGCCCCACACCCAGCACCGCGAACACACGGGCTACGCACAGACGCGCACCGCGCTGAACCACTGGATCCCGGACGCCGACGCACGGCGCTGCATCCTGGTCGACACGCCGGCCGCGCTTTTCGGTTTTTCCAAGGAGACGACAACATCATGA
- the norR gene encoding nitric oxide reductase transcriptional regulator NorR gives MTTTSVNSTTSGAAAATEGPRYRSLLAAARGLVRCDAAALLRLDGDVLRPLAVDGLSDETLGRQFPVASHPRFARLLESARGLRFAQDCGLPDPYDGLVAGQPGILPVHDCMGAPLRLRGAVWGLLTLDALEAGTFEAVGPAQLDALVALVETGIEAAHTIQEMEARAMREQAVAQALRSGGGATRELLGSSPAMKQLCSEIDTVAVSDLTVLVLGETGVGKDLVAQRLHARSRRSDQPLVQVNCAALPETLADSELFGHKRGAFTGALQDRSGKFEIADGGTLFLDEVGELPLTVQAKLLRVLQSGELQRPGSDRTLKVDVRVIAATNRDLPAAIAQGRFRADLYHRLSVYPLVVPPLRERGRDVVALAGGFLEENQHRLGARNLRLSPAAKAALLAHGWPGNVRELEHVISRASLRAFREQRRGARWTAIEPHHLALDATAAGGSATPSTSPAPGSAGTGTGLAGAAGGTLREATEAFQRAWLADALARHRGHVANAAREAGIDRSNFHRTLRKLGVPRTGSTP, from the coding sequence ATGACCACCACAAGTGTCAATTCGACCACAAGCGGGGCGGCCGCGGCCACCGAGGGCCCGCGCTACCGGTCGCTCCTTGCCGCCGCGCGCGGCCTCGTCCGATGCGATGCCGCCGCACTGCTGCGGCTCGACGGCGACGTGCTGCGGCCGCTGGCCGTGGACGGCCTGAGCGACGAAACCCTGGGGCGGCAGTTTCCGGTGGCCTCGCACCCGCGCTTTGCCCGCCTGCTCGAGAGCGCGCGGGGCCTGCGCTTCGCGCAGGACTGCGGCCTGCCCGATCCGTACGACGGCCTCGTCGCCGGCCAGCCGGGCATCCTGCCCGTGCACGACTGCATGGGCGCGCCGCTGCGGCTGCGCGGCGCCGTCTGGGGCCTGTTGACGCTGGACGCGCTCGAGGCCGGCACCTTCGAGGCCGTGGGGCCGGCGCAGCTCGACGCGCTGGTGGCGCTGGTCGAAACCGGCATCGAGGCGGCCCACACGATCCAGGAAATGGAAGCGCGCGCGATGCGCGAGCAGGCCGTCGCGCAGGCCCTGCGCTCGGGCGGCGGCGCCACGCGCGAGCTGCTCGGCAGCAGCCCCGCGATGAAGCAGCTGTGCAGCGAGATCGACACGGTCGCGGTGTCCGACCTCACGGTGCTGGTGCTCGGCGAGACCGGGGTGGGCAAGGACCTGGTGGCGCAGCGCCTGCATGCGCGCTCGCGCCGCAGCGACCAGCCGCTGGTGCAGGTGAACTGCGCGGCGCTGCCCGAGACGCTGGCCGACAGCGAGCTCTTCGGCCACAAGCGCGGCGCCTTCACCGGCGCGCTGCAGGACCGCAGCGGCAAGTTCGAGATCGCCGATGGCGGCACGCTCTTTCTCGACGAGGTGGGCGAGCTGCCGCTGACGGTGCAGGCCAAGCTGCTGCGCGTGCTGCAGAGCGGCGAGCTGCAGCGGCCCGGCAGCGATCGCACGCTGAAGGTCGACGTGCGCGTGATCGCGGCCACCAACCGCGACCTGCCCGCAGCGATCGCGCAGGGCCGCTTCCGTGCCGACCTCTACCACCGGCTTTCGGTCTATCCGCTGGTCGTGCCGCCGCTGCGCGAGCGCGGGCGCGACGTGGTGGCGCTCGCAGGCGGCTTCCTTGAGGAGAACCAGCATCGCCTGGGCGCGCGCAACCTGCGGCTGTCGCCGGCCGCCAAGGCCGCGCTGCTCGCGCACGGCTGGCCCGGCAACGTGCGCGAACTCGAGCATGTGATCAGCCGCGCGTCGCTGCGCGCCTTCAGGGAGCAGCGCCGCGGCGCGCGCTGGACCGCGATCGAGCCGCATCACCTGGCGCTGGATGCGACGGCGGCCGGGGGCTCCGCAACGCCATCGACATCACCCGCCCCGGGGTCCGCAGGCACGGGCACGGGCCTTGCCGGCGCCGCCGGCGGCACGCTGCGCGAAGCCACCGAGGCGTTCCAGCGCGCCTGGCTCGCCGATGCGCTGGCGCGGCACCGCGGGCACGTGGCCAATGCAGCGCGCGAAGCCGGCATCGACCGCAGCAACTTCCATCGGACGCTGCGCAAGCTCGGCGTGCCGCGGACTGGCAGCACGCCCTGA
- a CDS encoding tripartite tricarboxylate transporter substrate binding protein produces the protein MNATTLKLRAWLPAACIGTALCLSALGAAAQAWPSKPVKMVVTYPPGGTVDAVARVIAPKLSARLGQPVVIDNRAGAGGAIGGDLVAKSPADGYTVMLDASNHSQNPALRSKMPFDTLRDLAPVSLLVRVPNVLVVHPAAPIAGVKDLVAQAKARPEQINYASSGNGSAQHLAAELFGAMAGVRMTHVAYKGGGPALTDVMAGQVPVFFGSLASSLPYIQGGKLRALAVTGKARSPVLPQVPTVAEAGLAGYEVYEWNGVFVPAGTPAPVVDRLSRELAAVLREPDVRTRLEAMGAEVIGSTPAELDAFRRAEITKWTQVAKTNKIALD, from the coding sequence ATGAATGCAACAACCCTCAAGCTGCGCGCGTGGCTTCCCGCCGCCTGCATCGGCACCGCGCTGTGCCTTTCGGCCCTGGGCGCCGCGGCACAGGCATGGCCCTCCAAGCCCGTGAAGATGGTCGTGACCTATCCGCCGGGCGGCACGGTCGACGCGGTGGCGCGGGTGATCGCGCCGAAGCTCTCGGCCCGGCTCGGGCAGCCGGTGGTGATCGACAACCGCGCCGGCGCGGGCGGCGCGATCGGCGGCGACCTGGTCGCCAAGAGCCCGGCCGACGGCTACACGGTCATGCTCGACGCCTCCAACCATTCGCAGAACCCGGCGCTGCGCAGCAAGATGCCGTTCGACACGCTGCGCGACCTCGCGCCGGTCTCGCTGCTGGTGCGGGTGCCCAATGTGCTGGTGGTCCATCCTGCCGCGCCCATCGCGGGCGTGAAGGACCTCGTCGCGCAGGCGAAGGCCAGGCCCGAGCAGATCAACTACGCCTCCTCGGGCAATGGCTCGGCGCAGCACCTGGCCGCGGAACTCTTCGGTGCGATGGCCGGCGTGCGCATGACCCACGTGGCCTACAAGGGCGGCGGCCCCGCGCTCACCGACGTGATGGCGGGCCAGGTGCCGGTGTTCTTCGGCAGCCTGGCCTCCAGCCTGCCGTACATCCAGGGCGGCAAGCTGCGCGCGCTGGCGGTGACCGGCAAGGCGCGCTCGCCGGTGCTGCCGCAGGTGCCGACGGTGGCCGAGGCGGGGCTGGCCGGCTACGAGGTCTACGAATGGAACGGCGTGTTCGTTCCGGCCGGAACGCCTGCGCCCGTGGTCGACAGGCTGTCCAGGGAATTGGCCGCCGTGCTGCGCGAGCCCGATGTGCGCACGCGCCTCGAAGCCATGGGCGCCGAGGTCATCGGATCCACCCCGGCCGAGCTGGACGCCTTCCGCCGCGCCGAGATCACCAAATGGACCCAGGTCGCGAAGACCAACAAGATCGCACTCGACTGA
- a CDS encoding molybdopterin cofactor-binding domain-containing protein gives MLPTPIDPAELPRILQRLMAASQPQPEDTAALPRRSFLKLAGVGGLALGAFPHMAMAQATGKGAAASTLKPTQQPSAFVQIAPNGEVTVTQNRLEFGQGVQTGLPMILAEELDADWSLVRSKSGTNDPAYHDPVFGMHLTGGSNSIKNSYTQYRELGARARAMLLSAAAARWNVDVSTLRTQAGTVLGPNGRKLGYGELAEAAMALPVPEKVTLKDPKDFRIIGRPTTRLDARAKSSGRQDFGIDVRHAGQLTAVVAHPPVFGARLASVDDSAARAVKGVKAVLRVPLDRGAEGLAVVADGYWPAKLGRDALKLQWDTAAVEKVDSDRQLVQYRELARQPGARKFDADMAPLAKAPRQLEAEFVFPYLAHAPMEPLNCTVQLSGDRAELWVGTQSAGLDGAAAARTLGLKPEQVRVNVQMAGGGFGRRFVGSSDVVVEACEIAKAARAAGLNAPVRLLWSREDDIKGGYYRPMHLHRARIGFDERGKVLAWDHVIVGQSITAGTVFGDSMVKNGIDATAVEGMRDPYPLPMRLTVHHPKANVPVLWWRSVGSTHTAFVMETLLDEIARSTKQDPVAYRMQLFGDKHPRHRAALQLAVDRSGYGKKQLPAGRAWGVAVHESFESVVAYVVEASVKDGQPVLHRATAGVHCNLAVNPRSVEAQVQGAAVMGLSMCLPGGAITLKDGEVQQSNFGDFTVARITDMPEFAVHIVPSAEPPKGIGEPGLPPLAPAFANAIAQLTGKPLRQLPFNLADSKPA, from the coding sequence CCCGAGGACACCGCCGCGCTGCCGCGCCGCAGCTTCCTGAAGCTGGCCGGCGTCGGCGGCCTCGCGCTCGGCGCCTTTCCCCACATGGCCATGGCGCAGGCCACTGGCAAGGGCGCCGCGGCCAGCACCCTCAAGCCGACGCAGCAGCCCTCGGCCTTCGTGCAGATCGCCCCCAACGGCGAAGTCACCGTGACCCAGAACCGCCTCGAATTCGGCCAGGGGGTGCAGACCGGCCTGCCGATGATCCTGGCCGAGGAGCTCGATGCCGACTGGAGCCTGGTGCGCAGCAAGAGCGGCACCAACGACCCCGCCTACCACGACCCGGTCTTCGGCATGCACCTGACCGGCGGCTCCAACTCGATCAAGAACAGCTACACGCAGTACCGCGAGCTGGGCGCGCGCGCCCGCGCCATGCTGCTGTCGGCCGCCGCGGCGCGTTGGAACGTCGACGTGTCCACGCTGCGCACGCAGGCCGGTACCGTGCTGGGCCCGAACGGCCGCAAGCTGGGCTATGGCGAGCTGGCCGAAGCTGCCATGGCGCTGCCGGTGCCCGAGAAAGTCACGCTGAAGGACCCCAAGGACTTCAGGATCATCGGCCGCCCGACCACGCGCCTGGACGCGCGCGCCAAGAGCAGCGGCCGGCAGGACTTCGGCATCGACGTCAGGCACGCCGGCCAGCTCACGGCCGTGGTGGCGCATCCGCCGGTGTTCGGCGCGCGCCTCGCTTCGGTGGACGACAGCGCCGCGCGCGCCGTCAAGGGCGTGAAGGCCGTGCTGCGCGTGCCGCTGGACCGCGGCGCCGAAGGCCTGGCCGTGGTGGCCGACGGCTACTGGCCCGCCAAGCTGGGCCGCGACGCGCTCAAGCTGCAGTGGGACACGGCCGCCGTCGAGAAGGTCGACAGCGACCGGCAGCTGGTCCAGTACCGCGAACTGGCCAGGCAGCCCGGCGCGCGCAAGTTCGACGCCGACATGGCGCCGTTGGCCAAGGCGCCGCGGCAGCTGGAAGCCGAGTTCGTGTTCCCCTACCTCGCCCATGCGCCGATGGAGCCGCTGAACTGCACCGTCCAGCTGTCGGGCGACCGCGCCGAACTGTGGGTCGGCACGCAGAGCGCCGGGCTCGACGGCGCCGCGGCGGCGCGCACGCTCGGCCTCAAGCCCGAGCAGGTGCGCGTGAACGTGCAGATGGCCGGCGGCGGCTTCGGCCGGCGCTTCGTGGGCTCGAGCGACGTGGTGGTCGAGGCGTGCGAGATCGCCAAGGCCGCGCGCGCCGCCGGGCTCAATGCGCCGGTGCGCCTGCTGTGGAGCCGCGAGGACGACATCAAGGGCGGCTACTACCGCCCCATGCACCTGCACCGCGCGCGCATCGGCTTCGACGAGCGCGGCAAGGTGCTGGCCTGGGACCACGTCATCGTGGGCCAGTCGATCACCGCCGGCACGGTGTTCGGCGACTCGATGGTGAAGAACGGCATCGACGCCACGGCCGTCGAGGGCATGCGCGATCCGTATCCGCTGCCCATGCGCCTGACCGTGCACCACCCCAAGGCCAACGTGCCGGTGCTGTGGTGGCGCAGCGTGGGTTCCACCCACACCGCCTTCGTGATGGAGACGCTGCTCGACGAGATCGCACGCAGCACGAAGCAGGATCCGGTGGCCTACCGCATGCAGCTCTTCGGCGACAAGCATCCGCGCCACCGCGCCGCGCTGCAGCTCGCCGTCGACCGGAGCGGCTACGGCAAGAAGCAGCTGCCCGCCGGCCGCGCCTGGGGCGTGGCGGTACACGAATCCTTCGAGTCCGTGGTGGCCTACGTGGTGGAAGCTTCGGTGAAGGACGGCCAGCCGGTGCTGCACCGCGCCACCGCCGGCGTGCACTGCAACCTGGCCGTCAATCCGCGCAGCGTGGAAGCCCAGGTGCAGGGTGCCGCGGTCATGGGCCTGTCGATGTGCCTGCCGGGCGGCGCCATCACGCTGAAGGACGGCGAAGTGCAGCAGAGCAACTTCGGCGACTTCACCGTCGCGCGCATCACCGACATGCCCGAGTTTGCCGTGCATATCGTGCCGAGCGCGGAGCCGCCCAAGGGCATCGGCGAGCCGGGCCTGCCGCCGCTGGCGCCGGCCTTCGCGAACGCCATCGCGCAGCTGACCGGCAAGCCGCTGCGCCAGCTGCCGTTCAACCTGGCGGACAGCAAACCGGCATGA
- a CDS encoding LysR family transcriptional regulator — protein METRQMRCIVAIAEAGSLTRAAENLGLAQPALTQMLNRLESELGTRLFTRTRRGATLTEAGLAVVDDLRASLAYGDAATERIRAMGAGRAGRLTIGFVTHAVYQVLPRALQRLRAAYPQLDISLREMSNAEQVEALEGGRIDIALLHPPVAVNARVHEKRLGEERLVAAIPVAHEPGADGCVSLAEIAAHGLVWFPSLQMSALRTQVLAAFRAAGHELRIVQDANRTLTVLSCVAAGLGWSLLPSSVRDGAALPPFELSAMWLAKSRPAFADAFAAMLDASPCR, from the coding sequence ATGGAAACCCGGCAGATGCGTTGTATCGTGGCCATCGCCGAGGCCGGCAGCCTCACGCGCGCGGCGGAGAACCTCGGCCTCGCGCAGCCCGCGCTGACGCAGATGCTGAACCGGCTGGAAAGCGAGCTCGGCACCCGGCTCTTCACGCGCACGCGCCGCGGGGCCACGCTCACCGAGGCCGGGCTCGCCGTCGTCGATGACCTGCGGGCGAGCCTGGCCTACGGCGACGCGGCCACCGAGCGCATCCGCGCCATGGGCGCCGGACGCGCGGGCCGGCTCACCATCGGCTTTGTCACGCACGCCGTCTACCAGGTGCTGCCGCGTGCGCTGCAACGCCTGCGCGCGGCGTATCCGCAGCTCGACATCTCCTTGCGCGAGATGAGCAATGCCGAGCAGGTCGAGGCGCTCGAAGGCGGGCGCATCGACATCGCGCTGCTGCATCCCCCCGTGGCCGTCAACGCGCGCGTGCACGAGAAGCGGCTCGGCGAGGAACGGCTGGTGGCAGCCATTCCCGTCGCCCATGAGCCCGGGGCCGACGGCTGCGTGTCGCTGGCGGAGATCGCCGCGCACGGGCTGGTGTGGTTTCCGAGCCTGCAGATGTCGGCGCTGCGCACGCAGGTTCTGGCGGCGTTTCGCGCCGCCGGACACGAGTTGCGGATCGTGCAGGATGCCAACCGCACGCTCACGGTGCTGTCGTGCGTGGCGGCGGGCCTGGGGTGGTCGCTGCTGCCGAGCTCGGTGCGCGACGGCGCCGCGCTGCCGCCTTTCGAGCTCTCCGCGATGTGGCTGGCGAAATCGCGCCCCGCATTCGCCGATGCCTTCGCCGCCATGCTCGATGCGTCGCCGTGCCGCTAA